A genome region from Chitinophagales bacterium includes the following:
- a CDS encoding DUF502 domain-containing protein has protein sequence MIFFRKLITYFVRGLLLVAPVFVTFYAIWFMFSWLDNNVTDVTELIIGKRIRGIGIAILFLLITFIGLLGSTVILQPLLVFIEDLLERTPLVKDIYGSMRDFIEAFLGNKAKFKHPVTVEVGKGTGIFRIGFITQKDLNSIKIADKVAVYLPFSYSIAGYVVLVNKEQVQPLEGVTPAEAMKFILSGGVTNFEE, from the coding sequence ATGATATTTTTTAGAAAACTAATTACATATTTTGTTCGTGGCTTACTGCTTGTAGCACCTGTGTTTGTAACGTTTTATGCTATCTGGTTTATGTTTAGCTGGCTCGACAACAATGTTACAGATGTTACCGAACTTATTATTGGCAAGCGCATTCGAGGTATTGGAATTGCCATCTTGTTTTTGCTTATTACTTTCATAGGATTGTTAGGTTCTACCGTAATCTTGCAGCCACTGCTTGTTTTTATTGAAGACCTTTTAGAGCGCACGCCTTTGGTAAAAGATATTTATGGTTCCATGCGCGATTTTATAGAAGCGTTTTTGGGAAACAAGGCAAAATTTAAGCATCCGGTTACGGTTGAAGTTGGCAAAGGAACAGGCATTTTTAGAATTGGATTTATTACCCAAAAAGATTTGAACAGTATAAAAATTGCCGATAAAGTAGCGGTATACCTGCCCTTTAGTTACAGTATTGCAGGCTATGTGGTATTGGTGAATAAAGAGCAAGTACAACCGCTCGAAGGTGTTACTCCGGCAGAGGCTATGAAGTTTATATTGAGCGGAGGCGTAACTAATTTTGAAGAATAA
- a CDS encoding OmpA family protein — MKRNLLLLLLGLSVVSIRAQLKSPADLSFGKNKSTAKKLLKRGAVEAAITYLEAAAEKKKGNKRIEKLLAPTALQARNYAEAAHYFSLLMERDKKQKNPELIYYKATALQQQEKYDEAILLFNQFKKLAVDDKFSDLVKATKKAIEGCKLGIAQKDSSVKKEFKAIHLEGGINTTADEQSVAFQNEKNLLFSTWNNSLTATTKKIWNFADRSTLQLAQQQGNTWQLKESFSALKESTDGQYVTTPSFSDDGHTLYFSMCKEEVALQWRCDIYKSDMANGVWQKAEKLNTSINLPTANNLWPHVGKAPGGEEALYFSSNRNPGKGYDLFYAVRNGDGSFQRAKTLGAPINTKGDEIAPFYDYESNTLFFSTNGMGGLGGFDVVGAQRLVIGDFLNPENLGMPVNSGADDYGFVYKARKNTGFVISNRQSVTNTACTTCNDDVWLLQTSRIYPAVKGEVVRWNVGNKEAVTDAYVSLAEITTNTQAGYMQAIDGTFFFDVEAEQNYKLVLKREGAADIEKTFSTVGLQKSDTFFFSLVVDSIPAVKDFVGAKLATVFWDYDKFQLTPTAPDSLKKVIDFYTANPQYIIEVGSHTDSKGDSKYNLQLSEKRGAAVVKFLLNKKIPAKRIVNKPYGEDKPLAPNTTSDGQDNPEGRALNRRTEFTVIEKVKE, encoded by the coding sequence ATGAAAAGAAATTTACTGCTGTTGTTGTTGGGACTAAGTGTGGTAAGCATCCGTGCTCAATTGAAATCACCGGCCGATTTAAGTTTCGGAAAGAATAAATCAACTGCAAAAAAGTTGCTAAAGCGCGGAGCCGTTGAAGCAGCCATAACATATTTAGAAGCGGCAGCAGAAAAAAAGAAAGGCAATAAGCGTATCGAAAAGCTATTGGCTCCAACAGCATTGCAAGCTCGAAATTATGCGGAGGCAGCACATTATTTTTCGCTGTTGATGGAGCGCGATAAAAAGCAGAAAAACCCCGAACTTATTTATTATAAAGCCACTGCATTGCAGCAGCAAGAAAAATACGATGAAGCAATTTTATTATTCAATCAGTTTAAAAAACTTGCTGTTGACGATAAATTTTCAGACTTGGTAAAGGCAACCAAGAAAGCAATAGAAGGTTGCAAATTGGGTATAGCACAAAAAGACTCTTCGGTGAAAAAGGAGTTTAAGGCAATACATCTCGAAGGTGGCATAAACACTACTGCCGATGAGCAAAGTGTGGCTTTTCAAAACGAGAAAAATTTGTTGTTTTCTACATGGAACAACAGCCTGACTGCCACCACAAAAAAGATATGGAATTTTGCCGATAGGTCCACATTGCAATTGGCGCAGCAGCAAGGAAATACTTGGCAATTAAAAGAAAGTTTTTCGGCACTGAAAGAAAGTACAGATGGGCAGTATGTAACCACACCTTCGTTTTCAGACGATGGCCACACCTTGTATTTCAGTATGTGTAAAGAAGAGGTGGCGCTGCAATGGCGTTGCGATATTTACAAAAGCGATATGGCAAATGGCGTATGGCAGAAAGCAGAAAAGTTGAACACAAGCATAAACCTTCCTACGGCAAATAATTTGTGGCCGCATGTGGGCAAGGCTCCCGGTGGCGAAGAAGCGCTGTACTTCAGCAGCAACCGCAATCCGGGAAAAGGGTACGATTTGTTTTATGCTGTGCGAAATGGCGATGGCAGTTTTCAGCGGGCTAAAACCTTAGGAGCGCCAATCAATACCAAAGGCGATGAAATTGCTCCTTTCTACGATTACGAAAGCAATACACTGTTTTTTAGTACAAATGGAATGGGAGGTCTAGGCGGTTTTGATGTGGTAGGTGCACAGCGCTTGGTAATTGGCGATTTTTTGAATCCGGAAAATTTGGGTATGCCCGTAAATAGTGGTGCCGATGATTATGGTTTTGTATATAAAGCACGCAAAAACACAGGCTTTGTGATAAGCAATCGCCAGTCTGTAACCAATACTGCTTGCACTACTTGCAACGATGATGTTTGGCTGCTCCAAACCTCAAGAATTTATCCTGCGGTGAAAGGAGAAGTAGTGCGTTGGAATGTAGGTAATAAAGAAGCTGTTACCGATGCCTATGTGTCGCTTGCCGAAATAACTACCAATACGCAAGCAGGTTACATGCAAGCTATAGACGGCACATTTTTCTTTGATGTAGAAGCAGAGCAGAACTATAAATTGGTGCTAAAACGCGAAGGCGCAGCCGATATTGAAAAAACATTTTCTACTGTTGGCTTACAAAAGAGCGATACGTTCTTTTTTAGTTTGGTAGTAGATAGTATTCCAGCGGTTAAAGATTTTGTTGGAGCAAAATTGGCAACTGTATTTTGGGATTACGATAAATTTCAACTTACACCAACCGCTCCCGACAGCTTAAAGAAAGTAATTGATTTTTATACTGCAAACCCGCAATATATCATAGAAGTTGGCTCACATACCGATAGTAAGGGCGATAGCAAATACAATTTACAATTGAGCGAAAAAAGAGGTGCAGCAGTAGTAAAGTTTTTGTTGAATAAAAAAATTCCTGCAAAGCGCATTGTAAATAAACCGTACGGAGAAGATAAGCCGCTGGCTCCCAATACCACTTCAGATGGGCAAGATAATCCCGAAGGCAGAGCCTTAAACCGCAGAACAGAATTTACGGTAATAGAAAAGGTGAAAGAATAA
- a CDS encoding serine/threonine-protein phosphatase: MTEVKNQPFTELDFFRKRLSSIERLAATKQQQMNSLLEITEAVNHNMPIYAITKIYENILRAHQGVGSVALLMKDVDQQWHCELQSDSVGTIEDCEAMVASLLQYKSTYKIKPTDGGFLSNFEYIIPVFHKKEPIGFSFIGKIKETDGDAQEEKLKFIQTITNIVVVANENKKLFKSQLEKMLMEKEFVVAEEIQRTLIPEKLPNNEQIEADAFYKAHKSIGGDYYDLIQLSEKEFIFCISDVSGKGVSAALIMANLQANLRILAMRNYPLEQLVDMLNRNVRGITKGEKYFTFFIGLVNLETRKLTYVNGGHTSSLLLNGSELIQLDKGCTILGMFEMLPFISVGAVVLEKDAVIVNYTDGLSEASDPEGNLFESERIEAFLQQHGHLPLATFNANLIQEMINFKKGTDYDDDLTLLTIRIR, encoded by the coding sequence ATGACCGAAGTTAAAAACCAGCCATTCACAGAGCTTGATTTCTTTAGAAAGCGATTAAGTTCCATAGAAAGGCTTGCTGCCACCAAGCAACAGCAAATGAACTCTTTGCTCGAAATTACCGAAGCAGTAAACCATAACATGCCTATTTATGCCATTACTAAAATCTATGAAAATATATTGCGTGCCCACCAAGGTGTTGGTAGCGTAGCACTGCTAATGAAAGATGTAGATCAACAATGGCATTGCGAGTTGCAGAGCGATAGTGTAGGCACAATAGAAGATTGCGAAGCCATGGTGGCAAGCCTGCTTCAATACAAAAGTACTTACAAGATAAAACCTACAGATGGCGGCTTCCTAAGCAACTTTGAATATATCATTCCCGTTTTTCATAAAAAGGAACCCATTGGGTTTTCGTTTATCGGTAAAATAAAAGAAACCGATGGCGATGCACAAGAAGAAAAGTTGAAGTTTATTCAAACCATTACCAATATTGTAGTGGTGGCAAACGAGAATAAAAAACTCTTTAAAAGCCAGTTGGAAAAGATGCTTATGGAGAAGGAATTTGTGGTGGCAGAAGAAATTCAGCGCACGCTTATTCCGGAAAAGTTACCCAACAATGAACAAATTGAAGCTGATGCTTTTTACAAAGCACACAAAAGTATCGGGGGCGATTACTACGATCTAATTCAACTCTCTGAGAAAGAGTTTATTTTTTGCATTAGCGATGTAAGCGGCAAGGGTGTTTCGGCAGCTTTGATTATGGCAAACCTACAAGCCAACCTGCGTATTTTAGCTATGCGTAATTATCCGTTGGAGCAGTTGGTAGATATGCTAAACCGCAATGTGCGGGGCATTACCAAAGGCGAAAAGTATTTTACCTTTTTTATTGGTTTAGTAAATTTGGAAACCCGCAAACTTACTTATGTAAATGGCGGCCACACGTCTTCGCTTTTGCTAAATGGAAGTGAGTTGATACAGTTAGATAAAGGCTGTACTATCTTAGGAATGTTCGAAATGCTTCCATTCATAAGTGTGGGCGCGGTGGTACTCGAAAAAGATGCCGTAATAGTAAACTATACCGATGGCTTGTCTGAAGCATCGGATCCGGAGGGTAATTTATTTGAAAGCGAACGCATAGAGGCATTTTTACAGCAGCATGGGCATCTTCCGCTTGCAACGTTTAATGCCAATCTTATTCAAGAAATGATAAATTTTAAAAAAGGTACCGACTACGATGACGATTTAACGTTGCTCACTATCCGTATCCGCTAA
- the radC gene encoding DNA repair protein RadC, which yields MENESASLSSIKSWAEADRPREKLLLKGKEALSDAELLAIILGSGSGSESAVDVAKNLLHSTQNSLLELAKRDVNALKKFKGIGDAKAVAIVAAMELGRRRQAENALQKIVIQSSHSAYEVLLPYLADLPHEVFMVLLLNRKNELVGRVKMSSGGVAGTIVDTKMILKEAIQSLCSGLVLAHNHPSGNPAPSAEDKRITQQLKEACKLLNFSLLDHIIVGEQRYFSFADEGLL from the coding sequence ATGGAAAATGAATCGGCTTCATTGTCAAGTATTAAAAGTTGGGCAGAGGCAGATCGCCCTCGCGAAAAGTTGTTGCTGAAAGGCAAAGAGGCATTGAGCGATGCAGAGCTGTTGGCAATTATTCTTGGGTCGGGCAGTGGCAGCGAAAGTGCTGTGGATGTAGCCAAAAACTTATTGCATTCAACACAAAACAGTTTGTTGGAATTAGCAAAGCGCGATGTGAATGCCTTAAAGAAATTTAAAGGCATTGGCGATGCAAAGGCTGTTGCCATTGTGGCTGCAATGGAGTTGGGTAGAAGGCGGCAGGCAGAAAATGCACTTCAAAAAATCGTAATTCAATCTTCGCACAGTGCATATGAAGTGTTGCTGCCTTACTTGGCAGATTTACCCCATGAGGTATTCATGGTTTTGCTGTTGAATCGCAAGAATGAACTTGTTGGCAGAGTAAAAATGAGTTCGGGAGGAGTAGCAGGTACAATTGTAGATACAAAAATGATTTTGAAAGAAGCGATACAAAGTTTGTGTAGCGGTTTGGTGTTGGCACATAATCATCCAAGTGGAAATCCCGCACCTTCGGCAGAAGATAAAAGGATTACACAGCAGCTAAAAGAGGCGTGTAAGCTCTTAAATTTCTCTTTGTTAGATCATATTATTGTTGGCGAACAGCGCTACTTTAGCTTTGCAGACGAAGGCTTGTTGTAA
- a CDS encoding DinB family protein — translation MDFKKLERKTIDIINEWESDIDNYTMEQLLQKPAENSWSIGQVYIHLWMAAKGFFFKNIQRIADGDEKVKANGSKNFSGYVVFVLGMMPSIKIEMPGSVAVQPNQPESKEQLHKRMNEVKMMVSENVQRMHTLSPTATVKHPFLGYLTAAEWLKLCSMHFNHHVKQKQRIKRHFGF, via the coding sequence ATGGATTTTAAAAAACTGGAGCGTAAGACCATTGATATTATCAATGAATGGGAAAGCGATATTGATAATTATACCATGGAGCAGTTACTTCAAAAACCTGCAGAAAATTCATGGAGTATAGGGCAAGTATATATTCATTTATGGATGGCAGCCAAGGGCTTTTTCTTTAAAAATATACAGCGCATTGCCGATGGCGATGAGAAGGTAAAGGCCAACGGCTCTAAAAACTTTTCGGGATATGTAGTGTTTGTATTGGGAATGATGCCATCCATAAAAATTGAAATGCCCGGTAGTGTTGCAGTGCAGCCCAACCAGCCCGAAAGTAAGGAGCAACTACATAAAAGAATGAATGAAGTGAAAATGATGGTAAGTGAGAATGTGCAACGTATGCACACCCTTTCGCCTACCGCCACCGTAAAGCATCCATTCTTAGGATACCTTACTGCTGCAGAGTGGTTGAAATTATGCTCCATGCACTTTAACCATCATGTAAAGCAAAAACAGCGGATAAAGAGGCACTTTGGTTTTTAA
- the folB gene encoding dihydroneopterin aldolase produces MSLIAIEGMQFYAHHGYYKEEQVLGGKYTVDIYMQVEVADAAATDDLRKTINYEEVYKITKAEMDVHSRLIEHVCQRIATQVKSAFTQIQLLKVRVSKFQPPLKGNVERVFFEMEL; encoded by the coding sequence ATGAGCTTAATTGCAATAGAAGGAATGCAGTTTTATGCACACCACGGCTACTATAAAGAAGAGCAAGTGCTAGGCGGTAAATACACCGTTGATATTTACATGCAGGTAGAAGTAGCCGATGCTGCTGCCACCGATGACCTGCGCAAAACCATAAACTACGAAGAAGTATATAAGATTACAAAAGCTGAAATGGATGTACACAGCAGGCTAATAGAGCATGTGTGCCAACGTATTGCAACGCAGGTAAAATCTGCATTTACACAAATTCAATTGCTTAAAGTTAGGGTAAGCAAATTTCAACCACCGCTGAAAGGAAATGTAGAGCGTGTATTTTTTGAAATGGAATTGTAG
- a CDS encoding T9SS type A sorting domain-containing protein, with protein sequence MASKAATILEGDSITVCALQFPVWLHAAPGSTQHVWSNGSTADSTAVYAAGTYWVATNANGILHYDTIVVSEKSMLVETFEADNRYLCLADTPWQVTASRVFSPEGVWNNGQQSILEVAMPGLYWFTSTDTSFCLRQVDTVAINALPQGSVLHLADTQTVCASSFPVDISIRFGDNPIWQDSSTDYSLLVDTAGSYAYQSFIGTCTQVFDTIKVQEKVLAAPTLCCDTVVCFPDSVGLSLPAGFVDYYWSTGQNSATVFIGKVGVFQIDVTVTDHTACSVVTNSIQVEVKDSIPKPTIIENGKFLVASPIGYSFQWYRNDSLLPLETTSVLPYNQEGKYCVVISNGICEDSACVLFTSPTSLHENQTVSVSVFPNPAKRFIVVKGVYSAANFSLLDICGRVKKVPILVGGAGKYQLDVLNIEPGMYFLNIDLPETSITQKVIIQH encoded by the coding sequence ATGGCATCAAAGGCAGCAACTATTCTTGAAGGCGATAGTATAACAGTATGCGCCCTGCAATTTCCGGTATGGCTACATGCTGCCCCCGGCAGCACACAGCATGTTTGGAGCAATGGCAGCACTGCCGATTCCACAGCTGTATATGCCGCAGGCACTTATTGGGTGGCCACCAATGCTAATGGCATATTGCATTACGATACAATTGTGGTAAGCGAAAAAAGTATGTTGGTAGAAACTTTTGAGGCAGACAATCGCTATTTGTGCTTGGCCGATACGCCATGGCAGGTAACGGCTTCGCGGGTTTTTAGCCCCGAAGGCGTATGGAACAACGGCCAGCAATCTATATTAGAAGTAGCAATGCCGGGTTTATATTGGTTTACCTCAACTGATACTTCTTTTTGTTTACGGCAAGTAGATACTGTTGCAATAAATGCATTGCCGCAGGGCAGCGTATTGCATTTGGCAGATACACAAACTGTTTGTGCGTCTTCTTTTCCAGTTGATATTAGTATTCGTTTTGGCGACAACCCAATTTGGCAAGATAGCAGCACCGATTACAGTTTGCTGGTAGATACGGCAGGAAGCTATGCTTATCAGTCTTTTATTGGCACTTGCACACAAGTGTTTGATACAATTAAAGTGCAAGAAAAAGTACTTGCGGCTCCTACGCTTTGTTGCGACACAGTGGTTTGCTTTCCCGATTCGGTAGGCCTTAGTTTGCCAGCAGGTTTTGTAGATTATTATTGGAGTACGGGGCAAAATAGTGCTACCGTTTTTATTGGAAAAGTAGGTGTGTTTCAAATAGATGTAACGGTTACAGACCATACTGCTTGCAGTGTCGTTACCAATTCAATTCAAGTAGAAGTAAAAGACAGTATTCCCAAGCCCACCATAATTGAGAATGGAAAATTTTTAGTTGCATCTCCCATCGGATATTCATTTCAATGGTATAGAAACGATAGTCTATTACCTTTAGAAACTACTTCGGTATTGCCCTATAATCAAGAAGGAAAATATTGTGTGGTAATAAGCAATGGTATTTGCGAAGATTCTGCCTGTGTGTTGTTTACATCGCCAACTTCTTTACACGAAAATCAAACTGTTTCGGTAAGTGTATTTCCCAATCCTGCTAAGCGCTTTATAGTGGTAAAAGGTGTGTATAGTGCTGCCAATTTTTCATTGTTGGATATATGTGGGCGTGTAAAGAAAGTGCCCATTCTTGTTGGCGGTGCAGGGAAGTATCAATTGGATGTATTGAATATAGAACCCGGTATGTATTTTTTGAATATAGATTTGCCGGAAACTTCCATTACACAAAAAGTAATTATACAGCACTAA
- a CDS encoding magnesium chelatase, which yields MTKKRQLKVPLPTTLGALKSSGYEPKSIKDELRQNLIAKLQNKVPVFEGIIGYENTVIPEIERAILAKHHINLLGLRGQAKTRIARQMVNLLDEWLPVVEGSEVNDNPFEPISFYARKLIEERGDNTPISWLHRSERYAEKLATPDVSISDLIGDIDPIKAANKRISYADEEAIHFGIIPRSNRCIFVINELPDLQARIQVALFNILQEGDVQIRGFKLRFNLDSQFVFTANPEDYTNRGSIVTPLKDRIGAQILTHYPTSIEHAKAITKQEAAISETQQKIEVSNLVATLIEQIAVEARSSEFVDTKSGVSARLAISIYETVVSAAERRMLCNKDTEGFVRISDLYAAIPAINGKIELVYEGEQAGAAKVAQSLIGKAIRSCFLTLFPDPTALRKRKENSIYKEVVSWFADNNSLDLLLGENNKSYQLKIDVVENLDAILNEQHSMLSFNERYVMKEFILHALAEYSQIGKAVITGEAIQFKDLFKSVFNIENMD from the coding sequence ATGACCAAGAAAAGACAATTGAAAGTTCCACTCCCTACAACATTGGGCGCGTTAAAGTCTTCGGGTTATGAGCCTAAGAGCATTAAAGATGAATTGCGCCAAAATCTTATTGCTAAACTGCAAAACAAAGTGCCCGTTTTTGAAGGAATTATTGGCTACGAAAACACCGTAATTCCGGAAATTGAAAGAGCCATTCTTGCCAAGCATCATATAAACCTATTGGGTTTGCGCGGCCAAGCAAAAACGCGCATTGCACGGCAAATGGTAAACCTTTTAGATGAATGGTTGCCTGTAGTAGAAGGAAGTGAGGTAAACGACAATCCTTTTGAACCCATCTCGTTTTATGCTCGAAAGCTAATAGAAGAAAGGGGCGATAACACTCCTATTTCGTGGCTGCACCGCAGCGAGCGATATGCCGAAAAATTGGCCACGCCCGATGTAAGTATTTCAGATTTAATTGGCGATATAGATCCCATAAAAGCAGCCAATAAGCGCATTAGTTATGCCGATGAGGAAGCCATTCACTTCGGTATTATTCCGCGCAGCAATCGCTGTATTTTTGTAATAAACGAATTGCCCGATTTGCAGGCGCGCATACAAGTAGCACTCTTCAATATTTTACAAGAAGGCGATGTTCAAATTCGCGGCTTTAAATTGCGTTTTAACTTAGATTCCCAATTTGTATTTACGGCTAATCCTGAGGATTATACCAATCGCGGCAGTATAGTAACGCCACTTAAAGATCGCATTGGCGCTCAAATTCTTACGCACTATCCTACTAGTATTGAACATGCAAAAGCTATTACAAAGCAGGAGGCTGCCATTTCGGAAACGCAGCAAAAAATAGAAGTAAGCAATTTGGTGGCAACGCTAATTGAACAAATTGCAGTAGAAGCACGCAGTAGCGAATTTGTAGATACCAAAAGCGGTGTAAGTGCACGCTTGGCTATTTCAATTTATGAAACAGTAGTGAGCGCTGCCGAGCGGAGGATGTTGTGCAATAAAGATACCGAAGGATTTGTGCGCATCAGCGATTTGTATGCTGCCATTCCAGCTATAAATGGAAAAATAGAATTGGTGTATGAGGGCGAGCAGGCAGGCGCAGCAAAAGTGGCTCAAAGCCTTATAGGAAAGGCTATTCGGAGTTGTTTCTTAACCTTGTTCCCGGATCCAACAGCTCTTAGAAAGCGCAAAGAAAATTCAATATACAAAGAGGTAGTAAGTTGGTTTGCCGATAATAACAGTTTAGATCTGCTGCTAGGCGAGAACAATAAAAGCTATCAACTTAAAATTGATGTAGTTGAAAATTTAGATGCCATTTTAAACGAGCAACACAGTATGCTTTCATTCAACGAAAGGTATGTGATGAAGGAATTTATTTTGCATGCTTTGGCAGAATATTCGCAAATAGGAAAAGCTGTTATTACCGGAGAGGCCATTCAATTTAAAGACTTGTTTAAGTCTGTTTTCAATATCGAGAATATGGATTGA
- a CDS encoding SDR family oxidoreductase, with protein MNAFAKPRLLVTGGSGFLGTHLMRMALSKFEVHYIAHKQISPINNVFAHNVSLNYFPALEQKVRLLRPDFILHLAADANANHCEVFPWSSWKINVEATKHLALLAATEGIKLCFASTDLVFDGTKGTYDETDIPNPINKYGAQKVEAEKIVLSLAPRAAVFRLPLMFGNPVGKQNYFSQMIADLKAQQEVKLFIDEFRSVCGVKSVAQGVLSLMERAEGVVHLGGNERLSRYEFGILAAKVFGCDISLIKPCLQSDINMPAPRPKDVSLNSTKGIYLGFRPLGAEEELRLIAHEATLN; from the coding sequence ATGAATGCTTTTGCAAAACCACGTTTATTGGTTACCGGAGGGTCGGGCTTTTTGGGCACGCATCTTATGCGTATGGCACTTTCAAAGTTTGAGGTGCATTACATTGCGCATAAGCAGATAAGCCCTATAAATAATGTTTTTGCTCATAATGTTTCTTTAAATTATTTCCCTGCATTGGAGCAAAAGGTACGGCTGTTGCGTCCCGATTTTATACTGCATTTGGCGGCCGATGCCAATGCCAATCACTGCGAAGTTTTTCCGTGGAGTAGTTGGAAAATAAATGTGGAAGCCACTAAACACTTGGCATTGCTTGCTGCCACAGAGGGTATTAAGTTGTGTTTCGCCTCAACCGATTTGGTTTTCGATGGCACCAAAGGTACTTACGATGAAACCGATATACCCAATCCCATCAATAAGTATGGTGCACAAAAAGTAGAGGCGGAAAAAATAGTATTGTCGTTGGCACCTCGTGCAGCAGTATTTCGTTTGCCTTTAATGTTTGGCAATCCGGTGGGCAAGCAAAATTATTTTTCGCAAATGATTGCCGACCTAAAAGCACAGCAAGAAGTAAAATTATTTATAGATGAATTTAGAAGTGTTTGCGGTGTAAAGAGTGTGGCACAAGGTGTTTTATCGCTTATGGAGCGTGCCGAAGGTGTTGTACATTTGGGAGGAAACGAACGGCTTTCGCGCTATGAATTTGGCATACTTGCTGCAAAGGTTTTTGGGTGCGATATTTCTCTAATTAAGCCTTGTTTGCAATCAGATATTAACATGCCGGCTCCCAGGCCAAAAGATGTGTCGTTAAATTCAACAAAGGGAATATATTTGGGTTTTAGACCGTTAGGTGCAGAAGAAGAATTACGACTGATTGCGCATGAAGCAACCCTCAATTGA
- a CDS encoding DUF2851 family protein yields the protein MTESLLHYLWKFRLFNNQGLQTKSGEPIEVLHPGIHNTNSGPDFFNAKIKIGNKTWAGNIEIHVDGKDWYTHRHHKDAAYKNVILHVVLHTSSTYVECLENTTIPCVELQNNIAQNLLAQYQNLMDNQLPFPCAASVANTNELIKKNMLERASIERLESKINHIERLLKNSNGNWEQVCWQLMARYLGSGIHGDALEQTATQIPLKIIAKHYGNTTQIEALIFGVAGLLQETFTDDYPILLKREFNYLKQLHQLPTLNAGIFKWAKTRPANFPTIRLAQLAALANAAQSLFSKLLESNIHFLTPFLHSLDVNTYWKTHFRFNEAAENKFTRIGKNTQQILAVNAVAPLLFAYGKNTGNELMVEKSLDILRQFPPEKNATTNLYKQYGFTAESALDTQGILQLNHTYCLPKKCLNCSIGNHIMQS from the coding sequence ATGACCGAATCGCTATTGCACTACCTGTGGAAATTCCGCCTATTTAATAACCAAGGTTTACAAACCAAATCCGGAGAACCAATTGAAGTTTTGCACCCAGGCATACACAACACCAACAGCGGCCCCGATTTCTTTAATGCAAAAATTAAAATTGGCAATAAAACTTGGGCTGGGAATATTGAAATTCATGTTGATGGAAAAGATTGGTACACACACCGCCACCACAAAGATGCTGCATACAAAAACGTAATTCTGCATGTGGTACTGCACACATCTTCCACGTATGTTGAATGCTTGGAAAACACCACTATTCCGTGCGTAGAACTGCAAAATAATATTGCCCAAAACCTTTTGGCACAATATCAAAATTTGATGGATAATCAATTGCCTTTTCCGTGTGCCGCTTCTGTTGCCAACACAAATGAGTTGATTAAAAAAAACATGTTGGAGAGGGCGAGCATAGAGCGATTAGAGTCTAAAATAAACCATATAGAAAGGTTGCTAAAAAACAGCAATGGCAACTGGGAACAAGTATGCTGGCAACTAATGGCAAGATACTTAGGTAGCGGCATTCATGGCGATGCGCTAGAGCAAACCGCAACACAAATTCCCCTAAAAATTATTGCGAAACACTATGGCAACACCACACAAATTGAAGCCCTAATTTTTGGCGTAGCAGGTTTGCTCCAAGAAACCTTTACCGATGATTACCCCATACTGTTAAAAAGAGAATTCAATTACTTAAAGCAGCTACACCAATTACCTACACTAAATGCAGGAATTTTTAAATGGGCAAAAACCCGCCCTGCTAATTTTCCTACTATCCGTTTGGCACAGCTAGCAGCCTTAGCCAATGCCGCACAATCGCTTTTTTCAAAACTATTGGAAAGCAACATCCACTTCCTTACTCCATTCTTGCATTCGCTAGATGTAAACACCTACTGGAAAACGCATTTCAGGTTTAATGAAGCGGCAGAAAATAAGTTTACACGCATTGGAAAAAACACTCAGCAGATACTTGCCGTAAACGCTGTGGCACCGCTGCTTTTTGCCTACGGAAAAAATACCGGAAACGAATTGATGGTGGAAAAATCTCTAGACATTTTGCGCCAGTTTCCACCCGAAAAAAATGCTACAACCAATTTGTATAAGCAATATGGCTTTACTGCCGAAAGTGCTCTAGATACACAAGGGATATTGCAATTAAACCACACGTATTGTCTGCCAAAAAAATGTTTAAACTGCAGTATAGGAAACCACATTATGCAAAGTTGA